In Nocardia sp. NBC_00403, one DNA window encodes the following:
- a CDS encoding TetR/AcrR family transcriptional regulator, translating to MSAPPRTRSGPGRPRDPQLDAQVLSATQELLVSAGYQATTIAAVARRAGVVTTSIYRRWPSKRALVEDAIFALDEFNHPHPSGDLRADLLAWTRLFLAASAHPAARSAIPGLLSEYHNDHDSYRRLLDRGELPTREALQELLTVAADSGQAAPDCDADAVFELLRGATLFRALTHGTDDADAFCAQIADALVAVAATTTSRS from the coding sequence GTGAGCGCACCCCCGCGGACCCGTTCCGGCCCGGGTCGCCCGCGTGACCCGCAACTGGATGCGCAGGTGCTCAGCGCCACGCAGGAACTGCTGGTCAGTGCGGGTTATCAGGCCACAACCATTGCCGCGGTGGCACGCCGGGCGGGCGTGGTCACCACCTCGATCTACCGCCGCTGGCCGAGCAAGCGGGCGCTGGTGGAGGACGCGATCTTCGCCCTGGACGAGTTCAACCACCCCCATCCGAGCGGCGATCTGCGCGCGGATCTGCTGGCCTGGACCCGCCTGTTCCTGGCCGCTTCCGCGCATCCGGCGGCCCGCTCGGCCATACCGGGCCTGCTCTCGGAGTATCACAACGACCACGACAGCTACCGCCGCCTGCTCGATCGCGGCGAGCTACCCACCCGCGAAGCGCTGCAAGAGTTGCTGACCGTCGCGGCGGACTCGGGTCAGGCCGCGCCCGACTGTGATGCCGACGCGGTGTTCGAACTACTGCGCGGTGCAACCCTGTTCCGGGCGCTCACGCACGGCACCGATGACGCCGACGCATTCTGCGCGCAGATCGCCGACGCCCTGGTCGCGGTGGCCGCGACTACCACGTCGCGCTCCTGA
- a CDS encoding acyl-CoA dehydrogenase, with product MSLAVDADQRALAESVAAFARKIAPLSQTRDHLHHYAVGGMPAEVWDALCEQGLHNLHLPAANGGDECGLATLAVVIEQLGAALFPGPYLSTVTASALAMLAASGSKRLLEDFSAGMTGAVVTGTALRATQHPDGWVVSGLSDPVLGLPAGRRLVVRAEIDGNPGVSMWFWLTSADTNASVPVIGVEAVDLTRSVGRAEFDAYPVPAAQVLEGIDPAAAQLWMTALLAAEATGVCTWFLDTVVEYVGMRQQFGRPIGSFQAVQHKAALMLVRAEVTAAATWDAARAETQTTDQQRLAAAHAAVTAVPAGVDQALDCVSLLGGIGFTWEHDAHLYWRRAISLAAAGGGADHWARELGERSLGAERDFSFVAPESLPELRARVGGVLDEVAAMPDDEVPSAGWAPARGAARRARLVTDGLVAPHYPHPYGLGAGPAEQAVIAEEFARRDLTQPELGIGGWVLPTLIEHGSSEQRDRFVSDTLCGRIIWCQLFSEPGAGSDLAGLSTAARKVEDGWLLTGQKVWNSQAQAADWAVCLARTDPAAPKHVGLTYFLVRMDSAGIDVRPLRQATGIWEFNEVFLDEVFVPDSHVVANPGDGWRIAVTTLSNERLTMGSATFGHGSSALVRRLLDSGDHAGSRDDAVRVLGRNTALELSVAALNLRNAFARLNGVADGNSAGTSVRKVWHAIAQREASRALISILGPRAAVGYPDQPYTFDFLGLPAILFGGGTIEIQLNIIARRVLGLPR from the coding sequence GAGTGCGGACTGGCGACGCTTGCGGTTGTCATCGAGCAATTGGGCGCGGCATTGTTCCCCGGCCCGTACCTGTCCACCGTGACCGCGAGCGCGCTGGCAATGCTCGCGGCGTCCGGCTCGAAACGGCTGCTGGAAGACTTCAGCGCCGGCATGACCGGCGCGGTGGTCACCGGGACCGCGCTGCGGGCGACCCAGCACCCGGACGGCTGGGTGGTGTCCGGCCTTTCCGATCCGGTGCTCGGATTGCCGGCCGGACGACGTCTGGTAGTGCGCGCCGAGATCGACGGCAATCCTGGTGTGAGCATGTGGTTCTGGCTCACATCCGCCGACACGAATGCCTCGGTACCGGTGATCGGGGTCGAAGCGGTCGACCTGACCCGTTCGGTCGGCCGCGCCGAATTCGATGCCTACCCGGTGCCCGCGGCGCAGGTGCTGGAGGGCATCGATCCGGCCGCGGCGCAGCTGTGGATGACCGCGCTGCTGGCGGCCGAAGCCACCGGTGTCTGCACCTGGTTCTTGGATACCGTCGTCGAATACGTCGGCATGCGACAACAATTCGGCCGTCCGATCGGCAGTTTCCAAGCCGTCCAGCACAAGGCGGCGCTCATGCTGGTCCGCGCCGAAGTGACCGCCGCGGCCACCTGGGACGCGGCGCGCGCCGAAACCCAGACCACCGATCAGCAACGCCTCGCCGCCGCGCACGCCGCAGTGACCGCCGTACCCGCCGGAGTCGACCAGGCGTTGGATTGCGTCAGCCTGCTCGGCGGCATCGGATTCACCTGGGAACACGACGCACACCTGTATTGGCGACGGGCGATCAGCCTCGCCGCGGCCGGCGGTGGAGCCGATCACTGGGCCCGCGAACTGGGGGAGCGGTCGCTGGGCGCCGAGCGTGACTTCTCCTTCGTCGCACCGGAATCGCTGCCCGAACTGCGCGCCCGGGTCGGGGGCGTTCTGGACGAGGTGGCCGCCATGCCCGACGACGAAGTACCGTCCGCCGGTTGGGCGCCGGCACGCGGCGCGGCCCGCCGGGCCCGGCTGGTTACCGACGGCTTGGTGGCACCGCATTACCCGCACCCCTACGGACTTGGTGCGGGCCCGGCCGAACAGGCGGTAATCGCAGAGGAATTCGCCCGCCGCGATCTCACCCAACCCGAACTGGGCATCGGTGGCTGGGTACTCCCGACTCTGATCGAACACGGCAGCTCTGAGCAGCGCGACCGGTTCGTCTCCGACACCCTGTGCGGCCGCATCATCTGGTGCCAACTGTTCTCCGAACCCGGTGCGGGCTCGGACCTGGCCGGATTGTCCACTGCCGCAAGAAAAGTCGAGGACGGTTGGTTGCTGACCGGCCAAAAGGTGTGGAACTCCCAAGCGCAAGCGGCGGATTGGGCAGTCTGCCTGGCTCGAACGGATCCCGCCGCGCCGAAACACGTCGGCCTGACCTACTTCCTGGTCCGCATGGACAGCGCAGGAATCGACGTACGACCGCTTCGGCAGGCCACCGGCATCTGGGAATTCAACGAGGTGTTCCTCGACGAGGTGTTCGTCCCCGACAGCCACGTGGTCGCCAACCCCGGTGACGGCTGGCGAATCGCCGTCACCACCCTCTCCAACGAACGACTCACCATGGGATCGGCCACCTTCGGCCACGGCTCGAGCGCCCTGGTGCGCCGTCTACTCGACTCCGGTGACCACGCGGGCTCCCGCGACGACGCGGTGCGCGTGCTCGGCCGGAATACCGCCCTCGAACTCTCGGTCGCGGCACTGAATCTGCGCAATGCCTTTGCCCGTCTCAACGGCGTCGCCGACGGCAACAGTGCCGGCACCAGCGTCCGTAAGGTCTGGCACGCCATCGCCCAGCGAGAAGCCTCCCGCGCGCTGATCTCGATCCTCGGCCCACGCGCCGCCGTCGGCTACCCCGACCAGCCCTACACCTTCGACTTCCTCGGCCTGCCCGCGATCCTCTTCGGTGGCGGCACCATCGAGATTCAGCTCAACATCATCGCGCGACGCGTACTGGGCCTGCCCCGGTGA
- a CDS encoding DUF7064 domain-containing protein: MLTPQDELLCHQLPTTFDHVQQSDLRWTERVVMYGFDTTGRVSVMTGMARYPNRNLIDAYAMITIGDKAHVVRMSQQIDGRYDGLGSWQVGPFTYEIIEPLHKVRATLADNEHGIELQLEFDAQFPAYEQEPAFFRTRGRVREDARRYYQNGRISGWLEVEGERIEIDPETWWFGRDHSWGTRHGGGGGAINEGGGILQPSEIPDGVLYYMGIFQFEDELVHFAQRETPEGHRWHFEGTVLAPLGSDAQPQPVRDAGHDLTFRDDFRVVSGGTFTIVDAAGKTREFTITPVSDFWPGIAGYDFYRGYASGIWKGEGWSDSFVADLTDTKDLKQASMLSETFCRVETEGKVGYGLVEMVFMGRNERYGYGGY; this comes from the coding sequence ATGTTGACGCCACAGGACGAACTGCTCTGCCACCAGCTGCCCACCACCTTCGACCACGTCCAGCAGAGCGATCTGCGTTGGACCGAGCGGGTGGTGATGTACGGGTTCGACACCACCGGCCGGGTGAGTGTGATGACCGGTATGGCGCGCTACCCCAACCGTAATCTCATCGACGCCTACGCCATGATCACCATCGGCGACAAGGCGCACGTGGTGCGTATGTCCCAGCAGATCGACGGCCGCTACGACGGGCTCGGCTCCTGGCAGGTCGGGCCGTTCACCTACGAGATCATCGAGCCACTGCACAAGGTGCGCGCCACCCTCGCCGACAATGAGCATGGCATCGAGCTGCAGCTCGAGTTCGACGCGCAATTCCCGGCTTACGAGCAGGAGCCGGCCTTCTTCCGCACCCGCGGCCGCGTGCGTGAGGACGCCCGTCGCTACTACCAGAACGGCCGCATCTCCGGCTGGTTGGAGGTGGAGGGCGAGCGGATCGAGATCGATCCCGAGACCTGGTGGTTCGGTCGCGATCACTCGTGGGGCACCCGGCACGGCGGTGGCGGCGGTGCCATCAATGAGGGCGGCGGCATTCTGCAGCCCAGTGAGATTCCGGACGGTGTCCTCTACTACATGGGCATCTTCCAATTCGAGGACGAGCTGGTGCATTTCGCACAGCGTGAGACCCCCGAGGGCCACCGCTGGCACTTCGAGGGCACGGTGCTCGCGCCGCTCGGCTCCGATGCGCAGCCGCAGCCGGTGCGCGACGCCGGACACGATCTGACCTTCCGCGACGATTTCCGTGTTGTCAGTGGCGGCACGTTCACCATCGTGGACGCCGCGGGCAAGACTCGGGAATTCACCATCACTCCCGTTTCCGACTTCTGGCCGGGTATTGCGGGATACGACTTCTACCGGGGCTACGCCTCCGGCATCTGGAAGGGCGAGGGCTGGAGCGACAGCTTCGTCGCCGACCTCACCGACACCAAGGACCTGAAGCAAGCCAGCATGCTCAGCGAGACCTTCTGCCGCGTCGAGACCGAGGGCAAGGTCGGCTACGGCCTGGTCGAAATGGTCTTCATGGGGCGCAACGAGCGCTACGGGTACGGAGGGTACTGA
- a CDS encoding helix-turn-helix domain-containing protein, which yields MQSHPNGDVGAVLRAARLAAGVTLAGMAARTCYSKPYLGQLETGVRAVREEHVAAYQTALGVRIGATTAASVLDELAPLLQAVFVHSADDSPAPDDAEALVRWARAHQWDDATTAREVVTAWLARHRDRLDTASARVYLAAAELADIASAMAWDVEDIAAAHHYGILAARWAHAAGDDALAAAVLASLAYQYLDRNRASEALELTRFAQYAARHSLGPALHAALATREAWAQLMLGEEKVFRRLTAFAEDCRQEPDPIDAIHLPAGRSLRAAELACLIGPRRRVPGPADLHRVVGAGYRGLDCGRPQVLRRAQDHVGRSLRASTSGRDQVFEMVTLARVQLLLDEPEQAAGLITTAAPQAGRWVAGRIGSRLRDFRHESTRFAAVPAIREANDAIGALMHR from the coding sequence GTGCAATCCCATCCGAATGGCGACGTCGGCGCAGTGCTGCGTGCCGCCCGGCTCGCGGCCGGGGTCACCCTGGCCGGGATGGCGGCACGCACCTGCTATTCCAAGCCGTATCTGGGTCAGCTGGAAACCGGGGTCCGCGCTGTCCGTGAAGAGCACGTCGCCGCCTATCAAACCGCTCTGGGTGTGCGTATCGGCGCGACCACCGCGGCGAGTGTGCTCGATGAGCTCGCCCCCCTGTTGCAGGCGGTGTTCGTCCATTCCGCAGACGATTCGCCTGCCCCCGACGATGCGGAGGCGCTCGTCCGGTGGGCCCGTGCGCACCAATGGGACGACGCGACCACTGCCCGCGAGGTCGTGACGGCCTGGTTGGCTCGCCACCGTGATCGCCTCGACACCGCGTCGGCGCGGGTCTATCTCGCCGCTGCCGAACTGGCCGATATCGCTTCCGCGATGGCCTGGGACGTCGAGGACATCGCCGCCGCACACCACTACGGAATCCTGGCCGCGCGCTGGGCGCACGCCGCGGGTGACGATGCCTTGGCGGCCGCTGTCCTGGCCTCGCTCGCCTACCAGTACTTGGACCGCAACCGTGCGTCCGAGGCCCTGGAATTGACCCGGTTCGCGCAATACGCGGCACGGCACTCGCTGGGTCCGGCGTTGCACGCGGCGTTGGCTACCCGGGAGGCGTGGGCGCAGCTGATGTTGGGCGAGGAGAAGGTATTCCGGCGGCTGACCGCATTCGCCGAGGACTGCCGACAAGAACCGGATCCTATCGATGCGATCCATCTCCCGGCCGGTCGCAGTCTGCGCGCCGCGGAGCTGGCGTGTCTGATCGGCCCTCGCCGTCGGGTGCCCGGTCCGGCCGACCTGCACCGGGTCGTCGGTGCGGGCTACCGTGGCCTCGACTGCGGTCGCCCACAGGTGCTGCGCCGGGCGCAGGACCACGTCGGTCGCTCGTTGCGCGCGTCGACATCTGGTCGTGACCAGGTGTTCGAGATGGTCACCCTGGCCAGGGTCCAACTGCTGCTCGATGAGCCCGAGCAGGCCGCAGGTCTGATCACCACGGCGGCGCCTCAGGCCGGGCGATGGGTGGCGGGTCGAATTGGTTCACGATTGCGCGACTTTCGTCATGAATCCACCCGGTTCGCCGCGGTTCCCGCGATCCGCGAAGCCAACGACGCGATCGGCGCGCTTATGCACCGATGA
- a CDS encoding phosphotransferase family protein — translation MSTTRLPAERLAAALEPAVHRNFPLSGGAQVRNFQRTDRGFATETYTFEVVDENGPLPLVFRRPPEMALFPDYDLLRQVLVMQRLADTDIPVATPIWLDREGSDLGSPYFVMNRLTGEAPSDFPSYHVAGNYFEATPEQRERMWWGCVDTIADIHRLDWRALRLDFLALPQHGSSPVEQIVNYLDSALGWATTGDQPETYRRAIAYLRANLYEPEHITLCWGDARMSNILYDKDFRVSGVLDWEIAYLGDHEADLAWLLFLDWASSEFEGRAPLPGTPTREETIAFYEKRTGMPVHNLRYNEILAAVLLSVPLLRMANRIQLPPEMNITGFCTTRIEQLLS, via the coding sequence TTGAGCACCACTAGACTGCCGGCAGAGCGGCTGGCGGCGGCACTGGAACCTGCTGTGCACCGGAACTTCCCGCTGTCCGGCGGCGCCCAGGTCCGCAATTTCCAACGCACCGATCGTGGATTCGCGACCGAGACCTACACGTTCGAGGTCGTGGACGAAAACGGGCCGCTGCCACTGGTTTTCCGGCGTCCACCGGAGATGGCGCTGTTTCCCGACTACGATCTGCTGCGGCAGGTGCTGGTCATGCAGCGGCTGGCCGACACCGATATCCCCGTCGCCACGCCGATCTGGCTGGACCGGGAAGGCAGCGATCTCGGCAGCCCGTACTTCGTGATGAACCGGCTCACGGGCGAAGCGCCCAGCGACTTTCCCTCATATCATGTGGCGGGCAACTACTTCGAGGCCACGCCGGAGCAGCGTGAGCGCATGTGGTGGGGGTGTGTCGACACCATCGCCGATATCCACCGATTGGATTGGCGGGCACTGCGACTCGACTTTCTGGCGCTGCCACAGCACGGCAGCAGCCCGGTCGAGCAGATCGTCAACTACCTGGACTCGGCGCTGGGCTGGGCCACGACGGGCGATCAACCCGAGACCTATCGGCGGGCCATCGCCTATCTGCGGGCCAACCTCTATGAGCCCGAGCACATCACGCTCTGCTGGGGTGATGCCCGCATGTCGAACATTCTGTACGACAAGGACTTCCGGGTCAGCGGCGTATTGGACTGGGAGATCGCCTACCTCGGCGATCACGAGGCCGACCTGGCCTGGCTGCTGTTCTTGGACTGGGCCAGCAGCGAATTCGAGGGTCGTGCGCCGCTGCCCGGCACACCGACCCGCGAGGAGACCATCGCCTTCTACGAGAAGCGCACCGGGATGCCGGTCCACAATCTCCGGTACAACGAGATCCTGGCGGCCGTGCTGCTGTCGGTTCCCCTGCTGCGTATGGCCAATCGTATACAGCTACCGCCGGAGATGAACATCACCGGCTTCTGCACTACCCGCATCGAGCAGCTGCTGTCCTGA